From a region of the Babylonia areolata isolate BAREFJ2019XMU chromosome 21, ASM4173473v1, whole genome shotgun sequence genome:
- the LOC143295822 gene encoding GTP-binding protein 2-like: MECLLDLFGGCEKDEEMPEALPPEEEEGNIEYKLKLVNPSPSRLEHLVTQMKWRLEEGNGEAIYEIGVEDNGILTGLNEADLQASMSTLEKMASRLGANLSILREKVVESEGKNSERRRALEILVRKVPDDQEFIDLRLAVLGNVDAGKSTLLGVLTQGELDNGRGCARLNLFRHLHEIQSGRTSSISYDVLGFDSKGQVVNYAECRTVEEICESSTKLITLIDLAGHQKYLRTTIFGLTGNCPDFAMLVVSATTGIAGTTKEHLGYALALGVPVMVVVNKVDLCPAGSVERLLRQLETILKSPGCKKIPVRISSEDDAITVASNFDTNSITPIFTVSCVSGYKLDLILKFLHVLPPQKSHTERERLSQDLTEFQIDELYTVPQVGTVVGGVIKRGSIREGETLLLGPSDSGDFKEVKVRTVHRNRLPCRLIQAGQAASVALVDVERDHLRKGMVLLSPSAERVCTQVFEADVYVLFHCNKITRNFQTTVHIGTVCQTAVISKINRNHIKTNEKARVTFKFKFKPEYIRVGARLLFRDGKTKGVGEVTHIEPHIER; this comes from the exons TTGAAGCTGGTGAACCCATCTCCATCGCGACTGGAGCATCTGGTGACACAGATGAAATGGCGTCTTGAGGAAGGGAATGGGGAAGCCATCTATGAGATCGGTGTTGAAGACAATGGCATCCTCACAGGCCTCAATGAGGCAGACTTGCAGGCATCGATGTCAACCCTAGAGAAAATGGCTTCAAG ACTGGGTGCAAACCTGAGCATTTTACGAGAGAAGGTGGTTGAGTCAGAGGGGAAGAACAGTGAACGAAGAAGAGCGCTGGAGATTCTAGTCAGAAAGGTTCCAGATGACCAAGAG TTCATAGACCTGCGGCTGGCTGTGCTGGGTAACGTGGATGCCGGCAAGTCCACCCTGCTTGGTGTACTGACTCAGGGGGAGCTGGACAACGGCAGGGGGTGTGCCCGCTTGAACCTCTTCCGTCACCTCCATGAGATCCAGTCAGGACGCACTTCTTCCATCTCCTATGACGTCCTGGGCTTTGACTCCAAAGGACAG GTTGTGAACTATGCAGAGTGCCGCACCGTGGAAGAGATCTGTGAGAGTTCCACCAAGCTGATCACACTGATCGATCTGGCTGGCCACCAGAAGTACCTCAGAACCACCATCTTTGGACTCACAGGAAACTGTCCAGATTTTGCCATGCTGGTTGTCAGCGCCACCACAGGCATCG CGGGAACGACAAAGGAGCACCTTGGGTATGCCCTGGCACTGGGTGtgccagtgatggtggtggtgaacaaGGTGGACCTGTGCCCCGCCGGCAGTGTGGAGCGCCTGTTGCGCCAGCTGGAGACCATCCTCAAGTCCCCGGGCTGCAAGAAGATCCCCGTCCGCATCAGCAGCGAGGACGATGCCATCACCGTGGCCAGCAACTTTGATACCAACAG CATAACACCCATCTTCACCGTGTCCTGTGTGTCGGGATATAAGCTGGATCTGATCCTGAAGTTTCTGCATGTGTTGCCGCCTCAGAAGTCTCACACGGAGCGAGAGCGTCTGTCTCAAGATCTGACTGAGTTCCAGATAGATGAACTATACACTGTGCCCCAGGTGGGCACTGTTGTTGGAGGTGTCATCAAAAG GGGATCTATACGGGAAGGGGAGACACTGTTGTTAGGCCCTTCAGACAGCGGAGACTTCAAGGAAGTGAAAGTACGCACGGTACACCGCAACCGTTTGCCATGTCGACTGATTCAGGCTGGGCAGGCAGCATCAGTTGCTCTTGTGGATGTTGAACGAGATCATCTTAGGAAG GGCATGGTATTGTTGAGCCCCTCAGCAGAGCGTGTGTGCACCCAGGTGTTCGAAGCGGATGTGTATGTTCTCTTCCATTGCAACAAGATCACCAGGAACTTCCAGACAACCGTACACATAGGCACAGTCTGTCAAACTGCCGTCATCTCTAAAATCAACAGG aATCACATCAAGACCAACGAGAAGGCGCGTGTGACGTTCAAGTTTAAGTTCAAGCCGGAATATATTCGTGTGGGTGCTAGACTACTTTTCCGTGATGGGAAAACCAAAGGTGTTGGAGAAGTCACACATATAGAGCCGCATATAGAGCGTTAA